A region of the Dysgonomonas mossii genome:
TGGAGGAAGCTCTCCTTGTGGTGCGCCATGCACCACTTGGCCATGATGGAGCCGCCGCGCGAGACGATGCCCGTGCGCCGCCCGGCCGTCAGGTGGATGAAGGCCAGGCGCACGCCGGCATGGATGGTGAAGTAGTCCACGCCCTGCTCGGCCTGCTCGATCAGCGTGTCGCGGAAGATCGCCCAGGTCAGGTCCTCGGCGATGCCGCCCACCTTCTCCAGCGCCTGGTAGATCGGCACGGTGCCGATGGGCACCTGTCTCTTATGCACATCTG
Encoded here:
- a CDS encoding phosphomethylpyrimidine synthase ThiC — its product is DVHKRQVPIGTVPIYQALEKVGGIAEDLTWAIFRDTLIEQAEQGVDYFTIHAGVRLAFIHLTAGRRTGIVSRGGSIMAKWCMAHHKESFLHEHFEDICDIMKAYDVSFSLGDGLRPGCASDANDEAQFAELRTLGELTQVAWKHDVQTMIEGPG